One part of the Glycine max cultivar Williams 82 chromosome 14, Glycine_max_v4.0, whole genome shotgun sequence genome encodes these proteins:
- the LOC121173421 gene encoding starch synthase 1, chloroplastic/amyloplastic → MELMSLNGTRHLINILLPTILLSGKAECKISLQKELGLLVRPDCPMIGFIGRLDYQKGIDLIRLAMPELMEADVQFDTVHNFNPYIEESKAESTEWTFSPVTKDSMLAIMYCGICHTDLHYAKIEWGITMYPVVTG, encoded by the exons ATGGAATTGATGTCACTAAATGGGACCCGTCATCTGATAAACATATTGCTTCCAACTATTCTGCTTTCGGGGAAG GCCGAATGCAAGATTTCATTGCAGAAGGAATTGGGTCTTCTAGTGAGGCCTGATTGTCCAATG ATTGGATTCATTGGAAGACTGGACTACCAGAAAGGTATTGACCTGATTCGGTTGGCAATGCCAGAGCTCATGGAAGCTGATGTTCAGTTT GATACTGTTCATAATTTTAATCCATATATTGAAGAAAGCAAAGCTGAAAGCACCGA GTGGACATTTTCTCCGGTGACAAAGGATAGCATGTTAGCG ATAATGTATTGTGGGATCTGCCACACGGACCTCCACTATGCTAAAATTGAATGGGGCATCACTATGTATCCTGTAGTAACCGGGtaa